From a region of the Globicephala melas chromosome 19, mGloMel1.2, whole genome shotgun sequence genome:
- the LOC115849050 gene encoding zinc finger protein 665-like isoform X1 — protein MAIRTLTGKGQESVTFKDVAVDFTLEEWGQLGPGQRELYRDVMLENYQNLLSLGAGLPGSKPDVISRLERGEEPRMERREAWRVTCSDLETNSETTQETLPKKSISKDVASPMGKMEGILRAVLGDTKLGDSWTCGRQLGDQGKQERRLRWFFTTPEENTHGELRHFRQTSAFVGKQRVPGGEDPQKWTRSRKSLKHQRKPFNCTECGKAFIYHSDYVLHQRIHTGEKPYKCNECGKAFSNSSYFIQHHIIHTGEKPYACNECGKTFTQSSSLTEHQRIHTGEKPYKCKECGKAFTQSSSLIKHQRCHTGEKPYKCNQCGKFYSQVSHLTRHQKIHTGEKPYKCSECGKAFCHTSSLTQHQTIHTGEKPYKCNECGKTFSHSSSLTQHQRVHTGEKPYECPECGKAFSHSSSLTQHQRIHTGEKPYECHECGKAYTQISHLMRHQSVHVGEKPYICNECGKAFSHTSSFTQHQTIHTGEKPYKCNECGKTFSQNSSLMRHQRIHTGEKPYECTICGRAYTQISHLIQHQRTHTGEKPYECSECGKAFSRSAHLIEHQKIHTGEKPYKCKECGKTFSHNSSLTQHQRIHTGEKPYTCKECGKAFNQSIHLIQHQRIHTGERPYKCKNCGKTYAQISHLVQHQKVHMGGKRYACKECGEDFSWGSHLAEHQRLHTVHDGYVCGNFEKAFAWNMQLSDHQRTHAD, from the exons ATGGCCATCAGGACCCTGACGGGCAAAGGCCAG GAATCGGTGACCTTCAAAGACGTGGCTGTGGACTTCACCCTGGAGGAGTGGGGCCAGCTGGGGCCTGGCCAGAGGGAGCTGTATCGggatgtgatgctggagaactaCCAGAACCTTCTCTCGCTGG GGGCAGGGCTTCCTGGGTCCAAACCCGATGTGATCTCCCGTCTGGAGCGAGGGGAAGAGCCcaggatggagaggagagaagcCTGGCGAGTTACCTGTTCAG acTTGGAGACAAACTCTGAAACTACTCAGGAGACACTTCCAAAAAAGAGTATTTCCAAAGACGTGGCTTCCCCAATGGGAAAGATGGAGGGCATTTTAAGGGCAGTGCTTGGAGACACCAAGTTGGGGGACTCCTGGACATGCGGCCGTCAACTGGGAGACCAGGGAAAGCAGGAGAGGCGTTTGAGATGGTTCTTTACTACTCCCGAGGAAAACACCCATGGTGAGTTGAGACACTTCAGGCAGACCTCAGCTTTCGTTGGGAAGCAAAGAGTGCCTGGGGGAGAGGATCCTCAGAAGTGGACCAGGTCAAGAAAGAGCCTgaaacaccaaaggaaaccatttaACTGCacggaatgtgggaaagccttcatcTACCATTCGGATTATGTCCTAcaccagagaattcacactggagagaagccctacAAGTGTAACGAGTGCGGGAAAGCATTCAGCAACAGCTCATATTTCATCCAGCACCACATCAtccacacaggagagaagccCTACGCCTGCAACGAATGTGGCAAGACCTTTACCCAGAGCTCATCGCTCACTGAGCATCAGAGgatccacactggagagaaaccctacaaatgcaaggaatgtgggaaagccttcaccCAGAGCTCCTCCCTCATCAAACACCAGCGATGCCAtactggggagaaaccctatAAATGCAACCAGTGTGGGAAGTTCTACTCCCAGGTGTCCCACCTCACCCGCCACCAGAAAATACACACAGGGGAGAAGCCCTACAAATGCAGTGAGTGTGGCAAGGCTTTCTGTCACACCTCCTCCCTGACTCAGCACCAGACAATCCACACTGGTGAGAAACCCTACAAGTGTAACGAGTGTGGGAAAACCTTCAGCCACAGCTCGTCACTGACCCAGCACCAGCGagtccacactggagagaaaccttacgaGTGCCCCGAGTGTGGCAAAGCCTTTAGCCACAGTTCATCCCTGACTcagcatcagagaattcatactggtgagaagCCCTATGAGTGTCATGAGTGCGGGAAGGCTTACACGCAGATCTCCCACCTCATGAGGCACCAGAGCGTTCACGTGGGGGAGAAACCCTATATATGTAATGAGTGTGGAAAGGCTTTCAGTCACACCTCCTCCTTTACTCAACATCAGACGATCCACACTGGTGAGAAACCCTACAAGTGTAACGAATGCGGGAAAACCTTCAGCCAGAACTCCTCACTTATGCGCCACCAGAGAATTCACACCGGGGAGAAGCCCTATGAGTGTACAATTTGCGGGAGAGCCTACACCCAGATTTCCCACCTCATCCAACACCAGAGGACTCACACCGGAGAGAAACCTTATGAGTGCAGtgagtgtgggaaagccttcagccGGAGCGCCCATCTCATCGAGCATCAGAAGATCCACACGGGCGAGAAACCCTATAAGTGTAAGGAGTGTGGGAAAACATTCAGTCACAACTCATCCCTAACTCAACATCAGAGGATTCACACTGGCGAGAAACCCTACACCTGTAAGGAATGCGGGAAAGCCTTCAATCAAAGTATCCACCTCATTCAGCATCAGAGGATTCATACCGGGGAGAGGCCCTACAAATGTAAGAACTGTGGGAAAACCTATGCCCAGATTTCACACCTCGTTCAACACCAGAAAGTTCATATGGGTGGCAAGCGCTATGCATGTAAAGAATGCGGAGAGGATTTCAGCTGGGGTTCACACCTGGCCGAACATCAGAGACTTCACACTGTGCATGATGGCTATGTCTGCGGTAATTTTGAGAAAGCCTTTGCTTGGAACATGCAGCTTAGTGATCATCAGAGAACTCATGCTGACTAG
- the LOC115849050 gene encoding zinc finger protein 184-like isoform X2, with translation MAIRTLTGKGQESVTFKDVAVDFTLEEWGQLGPGQRELYRDVMLENYQNLLSLGAGLPGSKPDVISRLERGEEPRMERREAWRVTCSDLETNSETTQETLPKKSISKDVASPMGKMEGILRAVLGDTKLGDSWTCGRQLGDQGKQERRLRWFFTTPEENTHGELRHFRQTSAFVGKQRVPGGEDPQKWTRSRKSLKHQRKPFNCTECGKAFIYHSDYVLHQRIHTGEKPYKCNECGKAFSNSSYFIQHHIIHTGEKPYACNECGKTFTQSSSLTEHQRIHTGEKPYKCKECGKAFTQSSSLIKHQRCHTGEKPYKCNQCGKFYSQVSHLTRHQKIHTGEKPYKCSECGKAFCHTSSLTQHQTIHTGEKPYKCNECGKTFSHSSSLTQHQRVHTGEKPYECPECGKAFSHSSSLTQHQRIHTGEKPYECHECGKAYTQISHLMRHQSVHVGEKPYICNECGKAFSHTSSFTQHQTIHTGEKPYKCNECGKTFSQNSSLMRHQRIHTGEKPYECTICGRAYTQISHLIQHQRTHTGEKPYECSECGKAFSRSAHLIEHQKIHTGEKPYKCKECGKTFSHNSSLTQHQRIHTGEKPYTCKECGKAFNQSIHLIQHQRIHTGERPYKFLGPASH, from the exons ATGGCCATCAGGACCCTGACGGGCAAAGGCCAG GAATCGGTGACCTTCAAAGACGTGGCTGTGGACTTCACCCTGGAGGAGTGGGGCCAGCTGGGGCCTGGCCAGAGGGAGCTGTATCGggatgtgatgctggagaactaCCAGAACCTTCTCTCGCTGG GGGCAGGGCTTCCTGGGTCCAAACCCGATGTGATCTCCCGTCTGGAGCGAGGGGAAGAGCCcaggatggagaggagagaagcCTGGCGAGTTACCTGTTCAG acTTGGAGACAAACTCTGAAACTACTCAGGAGACACTTCCAAAAAAGAGTATTTCCAAAGACGTGGCTTCCCCAATGGGAAAGATGGAGGGCATTTTAAGGGCAGTGCTTGGAGACACCAAGTTGGGGGACTCCTGGACATGCGGCCGTCAACTGGGAGACCAGGGAAAGCAGGAGAGGCGTTTGAGATGGTTCTTTACTACTCCCGAGGAAAACACCCATGGTGAGTTGAGACACTTCAGGCAGACCTCAGCTTTCGTTGGGAAGCAAAGAGTGCCTGGGGGAGAGGATCCTCAGAAGTGGACCAGGTCAAGAAAGAGCCTgaaacaccaaaggaaaccatttaACTGCacggaatgtgggaaagccttcatcTACCATTCGGATTATGTCCTAcaccagagaattcacactggagagaagccctacAAGTGTAACGAGTGCGGGAAAGCATTCAGCAACAGCTCATATTTCATCCAGCACCACATCAtccacacaggagagaagccCTACGCCTGCAACGAATGTGGCAAGACCTTTACCCAGAGCTCATCGCTCACTGAGCATCAGAGgatccacactggagagaaaccctacaaatgcaaggaatgtgggaaagccttcaccCAGAGCTCCTCCCTCATCAAACACCAGCGATGCCAtactggggagaaaccctatAAATGCAACCAGTGTGGGAAGTTCTACTCCCAGGTGTCCCACCTCACCCGCCACCAGAAAATACACACAGGGGAGAAGCCCTACAAATGCAGTGAGTGTGGCAAGGCTTTCTGTCACACCTCCTCCCTGACTCAGCACCAGACAATCCACACTGGTGAGAAACCCTACAAGTGTAACGAGTGTGGGAAAACCTTCAGCCACAGCTCGTCACTGACCCAGCACCAGCGagtccacactggagagaaaccttacgaGTGCCCCGAGTGTGGCAAAGCCTTTAGCCACAGTTCATCCCTGACTcagcatcagagaattcatactggtgagaagCCCTATGAGTGTCATGAGTGCGGGAAGGCTTACACGCAGATCTCCCACCTCATGAGGCACCAGAGCGTTCACGTGGGGGAGAAACCCTATATATGTAATGAGTGTGGAAAGGCTTTCAGTCACACCTCCTCCTTTACTCAACATCAGACGATCCACACTGGTGAGAAACCCTACAAGTGTAACGAATGCGGGAAAACCTTCAGCCAGAACTCCTCACTTATGCGCCACCAGAGAATTCACACCGGGGAGAAGCCCTATGAGTGTACAATTTGCGGGAGAGCCTACACCCAGATTTCCCACCTCATCCAACACCAGAGGACTCACACCGGAGAGAAACCTTATGAGTGCAGtgagtgtgggaaagccttcagccGGAGCGCCCATCTCATCGAGCATCAGAAGATCCACACGGGCGAGAAACCCTATAAGTGTAAGGAGTGTGGGAAAACATTCAGTCACAACTCATCCCTAACTCAACATCAGAGGATTCACACTGGCGAGAAACCCTACACCTGTAAGGAATGCGGGAAAGCCTTCAATCAAAGTATCCACCTCATTCAGCATCAGAGGATTCATACCGGGGAGAGGCCCTACAAAT ttctTGGACCAGCTTCACACTAA